The Candidatus Roseilinea sp. sequence TTGCCCACGTTCTGCCAGGCGTTCCCCGGCAGCGCGTCGCACTGGTTGGCCGCCGTCCCCACGCAGATCTCATAGCTCGTCGCCCCGCTCGCCGCAAACCACTTCAGCATCACGCTCGCCGTCGCCACGTTGAACGTCCCGTTCACCGGCGCGTCCTTGCTGAACCCGCCCGGCCCGCTCACGCTCAGCGTGGTGAAGTGATAGTCCACTCCCCCGTCGGCCAAGCTGCGCGTCGCCGTCACGTTGTTGTAGGCCCGCACCTGCCAGTAATACGTGCTCGCCGCCTGCAGCGTCACGCTGAACGGCAACTGGCTGATATACCGCCCCAGCACGTTCCCCACGTCCTGGAACCCACCCCCGCTCAGGTCGCACGCCCCCGGCGCCGTCCCGAAGCACACCTCATACCCATCCGCCTGATCCGACGCCGTCCACTGCAACAGCACCGCGTTCGGGTTGGTCGAGACCCCCAGCGCCCCGTTGGTCGGCGCCGTCTTCTGGAACGGCCCCGGCAGCGGCGGGTTCTGCGTGCTGAACATCCACGCCACCCCGCTGTTGGCCGGCGCGCAGCCGCCCGCGTTGCACGCGCTCACCTGCCAGTAATACTGCGTCCCGTAGCTCAGCCCGGTCAGGTTGGCCACCGTGGTGTTGGCCGCCACCGTCGTGCTGAGAATGTTGCACAGCGGCAGCGCCGTCCCCACGCACACCGCGTAGTTGTCCTCGCCCACCGCGTCCTGCCAGCTCAGCACCAGCCCCAGCGGCTGCCCGGTCGCGTTGTGCGGCGGCGACAGCTTGCTGAACGCGCTCGGCGCGTTGGGCACCGTAGTGAACGGCCACCAAGCATTGCTGTCCGCGCCGGTGCTGCCGCCCGCGTTGTGCGCCGTCACCTGCCACACCAGCGTCGCCCCCGCCGGCAGCGGCCCGGCCAGCACCGCGCTGGTCGCCGTGCTGGTGACGCTGTAGCTGCAATCGCCCGCATACGCCCCCACGCACACCGTGTAGCTCACCGCGCCGGTCGCCGGCTGCCACGTGAACGTCACGTTCTGCGTCGGCACGTTGGTCGCGTTCACCGCTGGGCTGAGCTTGACAAACCCCGCGCTGTTCGGCGCAGACGGCAGCGTGGTGAACGACCAGAACGCCAGCGTGCTGCCGTTGGCCGGCGTGGTGTATGTGCCGTTGGTCGCCAGCACCTGCCAGTAATACGTCGTGTTTGGCTGCAGCGACAGGTCGTTCAGCACCCGGACGTAGGTGTTGCCCAGGCTCGCGAACTGCCCCGGCCCGCCGCCGACGATGTTGCAATTGTTGGGCGCCGTGCCCAGGCACAGCTTGTAGTCGTTTGCGTTGGCCGCCGCCGTCCACAGCAACTGCGCCGTGTTGGTGTTGACGTTGATCGCCCCGTTGCCCGGCGCCAGCTTGTTGAAGCTGCCCACCGGCGCGGCCGTGCTGAAGCTCCAGTATGCGCCGCCGTCGGCGTCGGTGAATACCGTGCAGCCGACGTCCGCGCAGGCGCGCACCTGCCAGTAGTAGGTTGTGCCCGGCGTCAACCCGCTGAGCGCCACGCTGGTGTTGGTGCCCACGCCGGTTGACGGCGTGCATCCGCTCGTCGTGCTGGAGCAGTAGCGGTAGTGATCCACCGTGCCGGAGGCGGGAGACCAGGACAGCGTCGGGTTGAGCGGCTGGTTGGTCGCCCCGTTGCCGGGCGCGCTCTTGCCAAACCCGCCGGGCGGGCTGACCGTGCTGAACGTCCACCACACACCATTGTTCGCCCCGCCGTTGCAGCCGGCGATGTTGCACGCCCGCACCTGCCACTCATACGTCACGCCGGGCGTCAAGCCGTTCAGCACCGTGCCGGTCGTATTGCCCACGTTCTGCCAGCTCCCGTTGCACGTCCCGTTCGGGTTCGTGTCGTAGCACAGCTCGTAATACGTCGCATCGGTCGCCGTGCTCCAGGTCAGGTTCAGGCCGTTGACCGGCTGCCCGCCTGCCCCGCTGGCCGGCGCGCTCTTGTTGAAGCCGCTCTGGGCAGGCAGGGCCTGCACACCGAAGCTCCAGTACGCGCCGCCGTCCGCATCGGTGAACACCGTGCAGGTGCCGTCCGCGCACGCCCGCACCTGCCAGTAATACGTCGCCCCAGGCGTCAGGCCGCTGATGACGACCGACAGCGTGGTGTTGGGCACCTGCGTCGTGGGCGTGCACCCGCTCGTCGTGCTGTAGCAGTAGCGATAGTGATTCACCGTGCCGCTGATGGGGGCCGTCCAGGTCAGCGGCACACTGACGCCCAGGCCGAGCGTGCCGCTGGGCGGGCTGCTCTTGCCCAGCGGGCCAGGCGGGAAGCACGAGCCGCTGACGGTGGTCGGCGTGGTGCGATCCAACTTCATCCCGTCGCCGAGCTGGCCGGAGCTGTTCCGCCCCCAGGCGAACAGGCAGCCGTCGTTGTGCAGCCCCACGCTGTGCCACAAGCCGGCCGAGACGGCGATCGCGCCGCTGCTCATCGCACCGGTGACGGTGACCGGCGTAGTGCTACTCACAGTCGTCCCATTGCCGAGCTGGCCGAAGTTGTTAGCTCCCCAGCACAGCAGCGCGCCATTGCGAATGGCGCAGGTGTGCGACGAGGCAGCCGAGACGGCCGTCACGCCGCTGACCATGCCGGTGACGGTGAACGGCGTGGTGCGATCCACAGTCGTCCCGTCGCCGAGCTGGCCGGAGTTGTTCCGCCCCCAGCACAGCAGCGCGCCATTGCGAATGGCGCAGGTGTTACGCTCGCCGGCCGAGACGGCCGTCACGCCGGCGCTCATGCCGGTGACGGTGAACGGCGTGGTGCGATCCAAATTCGTCCCATCGCCGAGCTCGCCGTAGTCGTTATCCCCCCCAGCACAGCAGCGCACCATTGCGAATAGCGCAGGTGTGACTCCCGCCGGCCGAGAAGGCCGTCACGCCGGTGCTCATGCCGGTGACGGTGACCGGCGTGGCGCTACTCGCAGTCACGCCGAGCTGGCCGGAGTAGTTAGCTCCCCAGCACAGCAGCGCGCCATTGCGAATGGCGCAGGTGTGACCAAAGCCGGCCGAGACGGCCGTCACGCCGGCGCTCATGCCGGTGACGCTGACCGGCGTGGTGCGATTGATCGTCGTCCCGTCGCCGAGCTGGCCGTAGTAGTTCCACCCCCAGCACAGCAGCGCGCCATTGCGAATGGCGCAGGCGTTATGACTGCCGGCCGAGACGGCCGTCACGCTGCTGACCATGCCGGTGACGGTGACCGGTGTGGTGCGATCCACAGTCGTCCCGTCGCCGAGCTGGCCGTAGTTGTTAGCCCCCACGCACAGCAGCGCGCCATTGCGCATGGCGCAGGTGTACAACCAGCCGGCCGAGAAGGTGACGGCGCCGCCGGCCTGGTCGTGGGCGGGCGCGGCCGGGGCCAGCGGAGCGGCCGGGGCTAGGGGGACGGCCCGCTGCGGCGCGCTGCGGGGCGGGCCGGCCTGGGCCGGCATCGCGCTGCCGAACAGACTAGACACTAACGCGGCTTGCGCCGCGAGGTGAAGCAATCGGCGCGGTCGCGCTTGCCTTGCGTTCACTTCAGGATACATGTGAACCTCCTTTGTGCATACGGAATATGCTTGTGGTCATCCGGCGATGGCGCGGGACGATGCAGCTAACTCACCGCTGAAGACAACCGCCGAGCTCCTAAGAGGGATGGTAACCCTCGCGAATCGTTTGTCAAGTTCCTGCGGGCTGGGGGGGGTCTATTTCAGTTTGGGGGCGAAGAATAGGCAGCAGACCACATCGCGTCAAAGGCGTGACCCATGACGGCCGCCCGAATCGGGAGCAGACGCTCGATGCCGGGACGGCTCCAGCGCATCCCGCTACCGGCGAAGCGATGACGGAATTGCTTGCAGGCGCTCTCGACCACGCCGCTGCCGATCGGCCAGCCATCTTCGCGCAGGCTCTGGTATTGCATGCGTCGCCGGTTGTCCCCGAAGTAGCCCGCTTCACGCCGTAGCATCTCGGCGTGCTGGGGATGGGTATGGGCGGCCTGACGGAGTCGAGCCGCAATCCGGTCGGCATGGCCCTGGAACAAGAGGGTTTCGTGGGCAC is a genomic window containing:
- a CDS encoding hypothetical protein (possible pseudo, frameshifted) produces the protein MVRCCAGGDNDYGELGDGTNLDRTTPFTVTGMSAGVTAVSAGERNTCAIRNGALLCWGRNNSGQLGDGTTVDRTTPFTVTGMVSGVTAVSAASSHTCAIRNGALLCWGANNFGQLGNGTTVSSTTPVTVTGAMSSGAIAVSAGLWHSVGLHNDGCLFAWGRNSSGQLGDGMKLDRTTPTTVSGSCFPPGPLGKSSPPSGTLGLGVSVPLTWTAPISGTVNHYRYCYSTTSGCTPTTQVPNTTLSVVISGLTPGATYYWQVRACADGTCTVFTDADGGAYWSFGVQALPAQSGFNKSAPASGAGGQPVNGLNLTWSTATDATYYELCYDTNPNGTCNGSWQNVGNTTGTVLNGLTPGVTYEWQVRACNIAGCNGGANNGVWWTFSTVSPPGGFGKSAPGNGATNQPLNPTLSWSPASGTVDHYRYCSSTTSGCTPSTGVGTNTSVALSGLTPGTTYYWQVRACADVGCTVFTDADGGAYWSFSTAAPVGSFNKLAPGNGAINVNTNTAQLLWTAAANANDYKLCLGTAPNNCNIVGGGPGQFASLGNTYVRVLNDLSLQPNTTYYWQVLATNGTYTTPANGSTLAFWSFTTLPSAPNSAGFVKLSPAVNATNVPTQNVTFTWQPATGAVSYTVCVGAYAGDCSYSVTSTATSAVLAGPLPAGATLVWQVTAHNAGGSTGADSNAWWPFTTVPNAPSAFSKLSPPHNATGQPLGLVLSWQDAVGEDNYAVCVGTALPLCNILSTTVAANTTVANLTGLSYGTQYYWQVSACNAGGCAPANSGVAWMFSTQNPPLPGPFQKTAPTNGALGVSTNPNAVLLQWTASDQADGYEVCFGTAPGACDLSGGGFQDVGNVLGRYISQLPFSVTLQAASTYYWQVRAYNNVTATRSLADGGVDYHFTTLSVSGPGGFSKDAPVNGTFNVATASVMLKWFAASGATSYEICVGTAANQCDALPGNAWQNVGNVLQTPVVNLLPGTTYFWQVRAKNGGGTTPANGGAWWTFTTKNANPPADFNKAAPMHLATGVPTGTATLSWYASTGASGYEVCVGSAPGLCEASGGWVNVGNVTSWAVTPALSTATTYWWQVRALGSGFSVQADGGAWWAFTTQADPPPGPGAFGKLQPLQGASERPAGGLQLSWQASANASSYQVCVGTQAGLCNVTGGWVSVGGATSWNAPSLQPATTYWWQVRAVNGSGQAQADGGAWWYFTTAAAASAPGPFGKSAPANAAAGQPQNVTLSWGAASGATGYAVCVGTLPGDCSATGGSWVSVAGTSYALSGLAYDTTYWWQVRAVNANGQTLADGGAWWRFTTGNNPASPLGTFGKSAPAANATGVLTNATLSWGAATNAQRYTVCVGTLPGLCDVMNHVEVLSPTTSVALTGTQAGQTYWWQVWAYNDGQFLLADAGQWWSFTTANNVGFGPGGGPADFTKVAPADMAQVGSLVTLQWNDTNAMEYRVCVGTAWGLCDVVNNVRLNASGMVINSVNVVLSYQTGHLAPGTYWWQVTALDAEGDATQADGGVRWQFTVLNDGVTNLDTSGPTGTRKEVTPTAVRMGEAVSYTIVLSNSGSLPVTARVTDTLAANATLLSATPGYAQSGQTLVWSNVEVPAGGTVVLTVTVRAGSGPLPEGYALNNNVTIGAHDGEITRSAPAVDVAPHRAYVPAVMGP
- a CDS encoding hypothetical protein (possible pseudo, frameshifted) → MYPEVNARQARPRRLLHLAAQAALVSSLFGSAMPAQAGPPRSAPQRAVPLAPAAPLAPAAPAHDQAGGAVTFSAGWLYTCAMRNGALLCVGANNYGQLGDGTTVDRTTPVTVTGMVSSVTAVSAGSHNACAIRNGALLCWGWNYYGQLGDGTTINRTTPVSVTGMSAGVTAVSAGFGHTCAIRNGALLCWGANYSGQLGVTASSATPVTVTGMSTGVTAFSAGGSHTCAIRNGALLCWGG